The sequence GTGCCGCAGGCCGAGCGCTTTCCTTGCGGGTCGTGTACGCGTACGGGCTCGTGGCACGGTACTTCGCCACCGAGGCACCCGTGCCACCCAGCGTGATCGAATCCCTGCTGGAGGAGGCGCGGACCATCGTCGAGACCGCGGCGGCGGAGGCGCGCCGGGTCGCGCCCGATCTTTCCGTGTCGCCGCAGGCGGTGGACGAACCTCCGGTTCCCGCACTGACGAGCCGTTCCCGCGACGCGGCGCTGGTGGTGCTCGGGGCGTCGGGGCTTGGTGGGTTCACCGGCATGCTGGCGGGTTCGACGGCCGTCGCGGTGGCCGCGCACGCGCACGCTCCCGTGGTCGTCGTCCGCTGCGGTGAGAACCGCACGGACCCGCCGTCGAGCGGTCCGATCGTGGTGGGCATGGACGGCAGCCCGCTGAGCGAGCACGCGGTGGCGTGCGCGTTCGAGGAGGCCCGGCACCGGGGCGCTCCGCTGGTGGCCGTGCACGCGTGGGCCGACGTCGAGGACGAGGGCCTTCTGCGCCGCGCGAGGCTGTTCTTCACCAACTCCCCCGAGGAGACGGACGTCAGGGAGCAGCTCGACCGGCAACTCGCGGACTGGCGGGCCACGTACCCGGAGGTCTCCGTGGAGCGCGTACTGGTGCGCGACCGCCCTCGCAGGCAGCTTCTCGACCGGTCGGCCACGGCGCAGCTCGTGGTCGTCGGCAGCAGGGGAAGGGGCGGTTTCACCGGACTGCTCCTCGGTTCCACCAGTCAGGCATTGATCCACCACGCGCGCTGCCCTGTGATGGTCGTGCGCCCGAAGAACGGCGAGAGCTGACGAGGGAGTGACGATGCGAGCGTTCCGGATGCGGGAGTGGCTGACCGATCCCGTTCTGACCGAGGTGGACACACCGGAGCCCGGCCCGGGACAGGTGCTTGTCCGGATCGGCGGTGCGGGTGTGTGCCACTCCGACCTGCACATCATCAGGGAATTCCAGCCGGGCCAGATGCCGTGGGAGCTGCCGTTCACGCTCGGGCACGAGAACGCGGGCTGGGTCGAGGCGATCGGTTCCGGGGTGACGGGGTTGGAACCGGGCATGCCCGTCGCGGTGTACGGCCCGTGGGGCTGCGGTGCGTGCGAACGATGCCTGCAGGGTGTGGAGACGTACTGCGAGCGCCCTGGCGAAGCCCCGGTGGCTTTCGGCGGCGGGGGTCTCGGGCTGGACGGTGGCATGGCCGACTACCTGCTCGTGCCACACGCCCGCCACGTCGTCCCGCTGCCCGACGGACTCGATCCGGTGACCGCGGCCCCGCTCACCGACGCGGGCCTGACGCCGTACCACGCGGTTCGTCGTTCGTGGCCGAAGCTGACTCCCACCGCGACGGCGGTGATCATCGGCATCGGCGGTCTCGGGCACCTGGCCGTGCAGATCGTGAAGGCGACCACGGCCGCCCGGGTGATCGCCATCGACACCAGGGCGGAAGCGCTGGAACTGGCGAGGCGCCTCGGCGCCGACCTCACCGCGACACCGGGTGAGGGAGTGGCGGCGCTGGTGAGAGACGAGACGAAAGGACTCGGCGCCGATGTGGTCATCGACTGTGTCGGTAGCGATGGGACGCTGGCGCTGGCGGTGTCCGTGGGACGGGTGCTCGGTGATCTCACCATCGTCGGTCTCGGCGGGGGAACACTGCCCGTGACGTTCTTCGGGGTGCCGTTCGAGATGTCCGTGCAGACCACCTATTGGGGGAGTCGTCCCGAGCTGAGGGAGGTGCTCGAACTCGCCGCGAGAGGACTGCTGCACACCGAGGTGACCCGGTTCCCTCTCGACGACGTCGCCGAGGCGTACCGGCGGCTGGAGGAGGGAAGCCTCACCGGACGTGCCGTCGTGACACCGTAGTAGCCGGTGTCGCGTGTGGAAGGACGCCGCCGGTGATCGGCCGATCCACAGTGGAATATCCGACCACTGTGGACTTCGAGGATGCCCGTCACCGTTGTTCGTGGTGATCGGGTCACCCGATCGGGACAATGTTGTCCCGGTTGCGGGAAACCCGCTACGCCATAGCATCGTCTCCGGTGGATGCGGAAGCGAGAACGGGACGGCGTCCGGCACATCGTGCCTGCTCCGAGCGGGCCGGAACCGTGGAGACGGAGTTGCCCGCGACGTGTGTCGCGGCCAACAATGGAACATCCCAGATGCCGACGCTCGGCTCACCGGCCGAAGGGGACGAGGCGAGGCTCATGCACGCCGAAGCAGCACAGGCGGCACCGCCCCTGGGGCGATTACGCGCACGGGCGCGACACGAGAACTTCCCCGTCGCCCTCAGCGTTCTGCCGCCCCGGTACCGGCGACACCTCCTGACGCTTTACGCGTTCGCCCGGATGGTTGACGACATCGGCGATGCGGCGCCGGGCGATCGCCTGTCTCTTCTGGACAGTGTTTCGGCCCGACTCGATCGGGTGTATGCGGGCGACGTGGGCGGCCACCCGCTGTATCGGAGGCTCGCGAGCACCGTGGCGGCGTGCGACCTCCCGAAGTCCGAGCTGGAACGGCTGGTCGAGGCCAACCGTCGCGACCAGCTCGTGCACCGGTACCGGACGTTCGACGACCTTCTCGGCTACTGCGCCCTTTCCGCCAATCCGGTCGGCCGCCTCGTGCTGCGGGTCTTCGGCGCAGACTCGGAGTGGCGACGACTGCGCTCCGACCGGATCTGCAGCGCGCTTCAGGTGCTGGAGCATTGCCAGGACGTCGTCGAGGACGCCTACGCGGGACGGGTCTACCTGCCGACCGTCGATCTCGAACGGTACGGCGTCGCGGAGGACGACCTCGTGGCGGCGCGGGCTGACACCGGAGTGCGGGCTGTGGTCGCGTTACAAGTGCAGCGGGCGGTCCGGTTGCTCGACGAGGGCTGCCCGCTTGTGAAGGACTTGAACGGAGCGGCTCGCCTCGCCGTCGCCGGGTACGTCGCGGGGGGTCGCGCCACCGCTCGGGCGCTGGCCGATGCGGGCTTCGACGTCCTGGCACGCACGCCGCGTCCCCGGCGAACGCACGTCGCCGTCTCACTGCTCGCCTCCCTCAGGCGTGGTGGTGCGCGGTGAGGACGGTCCAGGCCTACGCCGGCTGTGTGCGCACCACCAGGCAGCAGGCGCGCAACTTCTCCTACGGCATCCGGCTGCTGCCCGCGCCGAAGCGCGACGCGCTCAGCGCCGTCTATGCCTTCGCGCGGCGGATCGACGACATCGGCGACGGCGATCTCGCGCCCGAGGTGAAGTTGAAGGGGCTGGAGAACGCGAGGTCGGACCTCGAGGCGGTGGGGTCGGGACTGGACGGGGGTACCGACGACCCCGTGCTGGTCGCACTGGCCGATGCCACGCGGCGGTTCGACCTCCCCCTCGACGCGTTCGACGATCTGATCGACGGGTGCCGCGCGGACGTGCTCGGCACGGGCTACCCGTCGTTCGCGTCGCTGCGGCGGTACTGCCAGTGCGTCGCCGGTTCGATCGGGCGGCTGTCACTCGCGGTGTTCGGCAGTCCCGACCGCGCGCGTGACGAGCCGATCGCCGACGACCTCGGCGTGGCGTTGCAGCTCACCAACATCCTCCGGGACGTCGTCGAGGACCTCGACAACGGCAGGGTGTATCTGCCCGCGGACGAACTGCGGCGATTCGGCTGCACGCTGCGACGCGACGAGGACGGCGACTTCGTCGATGACCCGGACGATCTGCTGGCGTTGCTGGAGTTCCAGGCCGTCCGCGCGCAGGAGTGGTACGAGCGAGGGCTGAGGCTCCTCGACGCGCTCGACGGGCGGAGCCGCGCGTGCTGTGCGGCGATGGCCGGCATCTACCACCGGTTGCTGACGCGGATGGCGTTGCGGCCGTCGCTCGTGTTGCGGGGCAGGACCGCGCTGCCCGACTGGGAGAAGGCGCTGGTGGCGTGTGTCGCGCTGGCGGGAGGCACACCGTGACGGCCCCGTGCGCACAGCCGAGGACGCACGGACCCGGCGCGAAGGACGTGCGGGTGGTCGTCGTCGGTTCGGGACTCGCCGGTCTCACAGCGGCGTGTGACCTCGCCGACGCCGGTTTCGCGGTCACGGTGCTGGAGGCGCGGTCGCGGCTCGGCGGTGCGACCTTCTCGTTCCACCGCGACGGGCTGACCGTGGACAA comes from Saccharomonospora xinjiangensis XJ-54 and encodes:
- the hpnD gene encoding presqualene diphosphate synthase HpnD, with protein sequence MRTVQAYAGCVRTTRQQARNFSYGIRLLPAPKRDALSAVYAFARRIDDIGDGDLAPEVKLKGLENARSDLEAVGSGLDGGTDDPVLVALADATRRFDLPLDAFDDLIDGCRADVLGTGYPSFASLRRYCQCVAGSIGRLSLAVFGSPDRARDEPIADDLGVALQLTNILRDVVEDLDNGRVYLPADELRRFGCTLRRDEDGDFVDDPDDLLALLEFQAVRAQEWYERGLRLLDALDGRSRACCAAMAGIYHRLLTRMALRPSLVLRGRTALPDWEKALVACVALAGGTP
- a CDS encoding NAD(P)-dependent alcohol dehydrogenase, with translation MRAFRMREWLTDPVLTEVDTPEPGPGQVLVRIGGAGVCHSDLHIIREFQPGQMPWELPFTLGHENAGWVEAIGSGVTGLEPGMPVAVYGPWGCGACERCLQGVETYCERPGEAPVAFGGGGLGLDGGMADYLLVPHARHVVPLPDGLDPVTAAPLTDAGLTPYHAVRRSWPKLTPTATAVIIGIGGLGHLAVQIVKATTAARVIAIDTRAEALELARRLGADLTATPGEGVAALVRDETKGLGADVVIDCVGSDGTLALAVSVGRVLGDLTIVGLGGGTLPVTFFGVPFEMSVQTTYWGSRPELREVLELAARGLLHTEVTRFPLDDVAEAYRRLEEGSLTGRAVVTP
- the hpnC gene encoding squalene synthase HpnC translates to MPTLGSPAEGDEARLMHAEAAQAAPPLGRLRARARHENFPVALSVLPPRYRRHLLTLYAFARMVDDIGDAAPGDRLSLLDSVSARLDRVYAGDVGGHPLYRRLASTVAACDLPKSELERLVEANRRDQLVHRYRTFDDLLGYCALSANPVGRLVLRVFGADSEWRRLRSDRICSALQVLEHCQDVVEDAYAGRVYLPTVDLERYGVAEDDLVAARADTGVRAVVALQVQRAVRLLDEGCPLVKDLNGAARLAVAGYVAGGRATARALADAGFDVLARTPRPRRTHVAVSLLASLRRGGAR
- a CDS encoding universal stress protein; this translates as MAEEGARRAVLVGVDGSEAATRALRWAAERAAGRALSLRVVYAYGLVARYFATEAPVPPSVIESLLEEARTIVETAAAEARRVAPDLSVSPQAVDEPPVPALTSRSRDAALVVLGASGLGGFTGMLAGSTAVAVAAHAHAPVVVVRCGENRTDPPSSGPIVVGMDGSPLSEHAVACAFEEARHRGAPLVAVHAWADVEDEGLLRRARLFFTNSPEETDVREQLDRQLADWRATYPEVSVERVLVRDRPRRQLLDRSATAQLVVVGSRGRGGFTGLLLGSTSQALIHHARCPVMVVRPKNGES